In Aspergillus flavus chromosome 3, complete sequence, one genomic interval encodes:
- a CDS encoding amino acid permease-domain-containing protein, with amino-acid sequence MSDSASKSAKGVMPDTKALEEGPRRADGVSQLYEGNVFDATPEDRRQIGVVSASFLIFNRVIGTGIFATPSTILSLAGSVGLSLFMWVIGTVIAMAGTAVYLEWGTAIPKNGGEKNYLEYVFKKPKFLITCMYASYVMLLGWAASNSVVFGEYILNAADVEVDRWNQRGIGLACISAAFLIHAFALKWGLHLQNFLGVVKLVIIVFVVVCGFVALGGHMKIDNPPHNFRNAFEGTTNSGYGIVMSLYNVIWSFIGYSNANYALSETKNPTRTLKIAAPIAIGSVGVLYMLCNIAYFAAVPREQFLSSGQTVAAVFFGNMFGPRAEKVMSVFVALSAFGNVLSVIFSQGRIVQELGREGVLPLSKFFASNKPLNAPAAGLFEHYIVSIIILLAPPPGDAYNFLVNLISYPLAIINVFVSGGLVYVYFTHKTKFPDWNPGIRATLPVTIFFCLSNVYLVVAPYVPPSAGQSVYEELPYYLHCVVALGIFAAGGIYYLVWAVLLPRLGNYVLVKETVVDADGWSRSVISRLPLAEAEIRQAQWQQEQQHS; translated from the exons ATGAGCGATTCAGCTTCGAAATCCGCAAAGGGAGTCATGCCGGACACAAAGGCCCTGGAAGAAGGGCCCCGGAGGGCCGATGGTGTCTCTCAGCTAT ATGAGGGCAATGTCTTCGACGCAACACCTGAAGACCGCCGGCAAATTGGCGTGGTTAGCGCCTCGTTCCTGATCTTCAACAGAGTCATTGGAACTGGTATCTTTGCTACGCCAAGTACTATCCTGTCGTTGGCCGGTAGTGTTGGACTTTCCCTGTTCATGTGGGTGATTGGCACTGTCATTGCCATGGCCGGTACCGCCGTGTACCTGGAATGGGGTACTGCTATCCCGAA GAACGGTGGTGAAAAGAACTATCTTGAATATGTCTTCAAGAAGCCCAAGTTCCTCATAACATGCATGTATGCTTCTTACGTCATGTTACTTGGCTGGGCTGCGAGCAACAGTGTGGTGTTCGGCGAGTACATCCTCAATGCCGCTGATGTCGAGGTCGACCGTTGGAACCAACGTGGCATTGGGTTGGCCTGTATCTCTGCTGCTTTCCTCATTCATGCCTTCGCCTTGAAGTGGGGTCTTCATCTCCAAAACTTCCTTGGTGTGGTCAAGCTTGTCATCATCGTGTTCGTCGTCGTCTGTGGGTTTGTTGCCCTCGGAGGTCATATGAAGATCGATAACCCCCCTCACAACTTCCGGAATGCTTTTGAAGGCACAACGAATAGCGGTTATGGAATCGTCATGTCACTATATAACGTTATCTGGTCATTTATCGGCTACTCGAATGCCAACTAC GCTTTGAGTGAGACCAAGAACCCCACACGCACATTGAAGATCGCCGCGCCAATTGCCATCGGATCCGTTGGAGTCCTTTACATGCTCTGCAACATCGCTTATTTCGCCGCCGTCCCTCGAGAACAGTTTCTTAGTTCTGGCCAGACTGTCGCCGCCGTCTTTTTCGGTAACATGTTTGGCCCGAGGGCAGAGAAGGTCATGTCGGTCTTCGTCGCCTTATCAGCATTTGGCAATGTCTTGTCGGTGATCTTCTCTCAAGGTCGCATCGTCCAAGAGCTGGGACGTGAGGGTGTCCTGCCTCTCTCGAAGTTTTTCGCTAGCAACAAGCCACTTAATGCGCCGGCCGCTGGTCTGTTTGAGCACTACATCGTCTCGATCATCATCTTACTGGCTCCCCCTCCCGGAGACGCTTATAACTTCTTGGTCAACCTGATTTCGTACCCGCTCGCCATCATCAACGTCTTTGTATCTGGTGGCCTCGTTTATGTCTACTTCACCCACAAGACAAAGTTCCCCGACTGGAACCCTGGTATCCGCGCCACACTTCCCgtgaccatcttcttctgcttgtcCAACGTGTATCTGGTGGTGGCGCCGTACGTGCCCCCAAGTGCCGGACAGAGCGTCTACGAGGAACTCCCATACTACCTGCACTGTGTGGTGGCCCTGGGAATCTTCGCAGCCGGTGGAATCTATTACCTCGTGTGGGCCGTTTTGCTCCCACGCTTGGGCAACTATGTGCTGGTCAAGGAAACCGTGGTGGATGCTGACGGCTGGTCTCGGAGTGTCATCTCACGTCTCCCGTTGGCGGAAGCTGAAATTCGTCAAGCGCAATGGCAACAGGAGCAACAGCACTCCTAA
- a CDS encoding aminopeptidase encodes MHRFSSTRLPPLVLNSAKKPPLSFPSRSPLLFSRSLSGPSSSTTAPSSPSAASSSSVNRLSSRRSPLTQISKRYCSYRRMCRRADVPSGSTNITHGREVLPTNVKPVHYDLTLEPNFESFKYEGTVVIDLQVTEDTTSISLNSNEIDIHSAIVSAQGSVVTSSPEISVNKDTQVATVKFAETIPAGSSAQLKLTFTGILNDNMAGFYRSSYKTANGETKYLASTQMEPTDARRAFPCFDEPALKAKFTVTLIADKSMTCLSNMDVASETDVEGGKKVVKFNTSPLMSTYLVAFIVGHLNYIETKDFRVPIRVYATPDQDIEHGRFSLDLAAKTLAFYEKAFDSSFPLPKMDMVAVPDFSAGAMENWGLITYRIVDVLLDEKNSGASRKERIAEVVQHELAHQWFGNLVTMDFWDGLWLNEGFATWMSWYSCNSFFPEWKVWQTYVIDSLQGALSLDSLRSSHPIEVPVKRADEINQIFDAISYMKGSSVLRMISKYLGEDVFIQGVRNYIKKHAYGNTQTGDLWAALADASGKPVEQVMDIWTKNVGFPVVTVAEDAASSSIKLTQNRFLRTGDVRPEEDTTLYPVMLGLRTKQGLDENTMLTEREGQFKVPDLDFYKLNADHSAIYRTSYTPERLTKLGEAAKQGLLTVEDRAGMIADAGALASSGYQSTSGLLSLLKGFDNEAEFIVWNEIVARVGTLRAAWLFEDSQAKDALKAFQRALVSSKTHEIGWEFSEKDGHILQQFKALLFGAAGSAEDPVVVKAAQEMFQRFAAGETSAIHPNIRGSVFSIVLKNGGEKEYNVVYDRFRNAPTSDEKTTALRCLGSAEDPALIQRTLGLALSDEVKNQDIYMPLGGLRNHTAGIEARWAWMKNNWDALYKRLPPGLGMLGTVVQLTTSSFCTEAQLKEVEDFFKDKDTKVSSICTWSLFCVTNISLGL; translated from the exons ATGCATCGCTTCTCTTCTACGCGGTTACCGCCGCTGGTACTAAACTCAGCGAAGAAGCCACCgctttccttcccctccagAAGtcccctcctcttctctcgtTCCTTATCTGGCCCCTCTTCCTCTACGACTGCTCCTTCTTCACCCTCCGCCGCCTCATCCAGCTCCGTCAACCGCTTATCCTCCCGCCGTTCTCCCCTTACTCAAATCTCCAAGCGTTACTGCTCCTATCGCAGGATGTGTCGTCGTGCTGATGTGCCTTCGGGCTCGACGAACATCACCCATGGCCGTGAGGTCCTGCCCACCAATGTCAAGCCGGTCCATTATGACCTGACCTTGGAGCCGAATTTCGAGTCCTTCAAATATGAGGGTACCGTTGTGATCGA CCTCCAGGTCACCGAAGATACTACTTCCATTTCCCTCAACTCCAACGAGATCGACATCCACAGTGCCATCGTATCCGCTCAGGGCTCCGTCGTCACCTCCAGCCCGGAGATCTCCGTCAACAAGGATACCCAAGTAGCTACCGTCAAGTTCGCCGAGACGATCCCCGCCGGATCCTCCGCCCAGCTGAAGCTCACCTTCACCGGCATCCTCAATGACAATATGGCTGGCTTCTACCGGTCGTCTTACAAGACGGCAAACGGCGAGACCAAATATCTTGCTTCGACCCAGATGGAGCCCACGGATGCCCGCAGAGCGTTCCCCTGCTTCGACGAGCCAGCCCTCAAGGCCAAGTTCACTGTGACTTTAATCGCTGACAAGAGCATGACCTGCCTGAGCAACATGGACGTTGCTTCGGAGACTGATGTCGAAGGCGGCAAGAAGGTCGTCAAGTTCAACACTTCCCCACTCATGTCCACGTATCTCGTGGCTTTCATTGTCGGTCACCTGAACTACATTGAGACGAAGGACTTCCGTGTCCCCATCCGTGTGTATGCTACGCCGGATCAGGATATTGAGCATGGCCGCTTCTCGTTGGATCTGGCTGCTAAGACACTGGCGTTCTATGAGAAGGCTTTTGATAGCAGTTTCCCTCTCCCTAAGATGGACATGGTCGCCGTGCCGGACTTTAGTGCAGGCGCCATGGAGAACTGGGGTCTGATTACCTATCGTATCGTCGATGTGCTTCTAGACGAGAAGAACAGTGGTGCTTCGCGCAAGGAGCGTATTGCCGAGGTCGTTCAGCACGAGCTGGCTCACCAGTGGTTCGGAAACCTTGTCACCATGGATTTCTGGGATGGCCTTTGGCTCAACGAAGGCTTTGCAACCTGGATGTCGTGGTACTCTTGCAACAGTTTCTTCCCGGAGTGGAAGGTCTGGCAGACTTACGTCATCGACAGCTTGCAGGGCGCGCTTTCCCTCGACTCTCTCCGTAGTAGCCACCCTATTGAAGTGCCTGTCAAGCGTGCCGACGAGATCAACCAGATCTTCGATGCCATTTCCTACATGAAGGGTTCTTCCGTGCTGCGCATGATCTCGAAGTACCTGGGAGAGGACGTTTTCATCCAGGGTGTCCGCAACTACATTAAGAAGCACGCTTATGGAAACACCCAGACTGGTGATCTGTGGGCTGCTCTTGCTGACGCAAGTGGAAAGCCTGTCGAGCAGGTCATGGATATCTGGACTAAGAACGTCGGATTCCCTGTGGTCACTGTGGCCGAGGATGCTGCTAGCTCGTCGATCAAGCTGACCCAGAACCGCTTCTTGCGCACTGGCGATGTTCGCCCAGAAGAGGACACTACTCTGTACCCTGTCATGTTGGGCTTGCGTACAAAGCAGGGTCTTGATGAGAACACCATGTTGACTGAGCGTGAGGGCCAGTTCAAGGTGCCCGACCTTGATTTCTATAAGCTGAACGCCGACCATTCTGCTATCTATCGTACCTCCTATACTCCTGAACGGCTCACTAAGCTTGGTGAGGCGGCCAAGCAGGGCCTGCTGACTGTCGAAGACCGCGCCGGTATGATTGCGGATGCTGGTGCCCTAGCTTCGTCTGGCTACCAGAGCACCTCCGGTTTGCTCTCGCTCCTCAAGGGCTTTGATAACGAGGCTGAGTTCATCGTGTGGAATGAGATCGTGGCCCGCGTTGGTACTCTCCGGGCCGCATGGCTCTTCGAGGATAGCCAAGCTAAGGATGCTTTGAAGGCGTTCCAGCGCGCTTTGGTCAGCTCCAAGACTCACGAGATTGGCTGGGAATTCTCAGAGAAGGATGGCCACATCCTGCAGCAATTCAAGGCGCTTCTGTTTGGCGCTGCCGGCTCGGCCGAGGATCCAGTTGTCGTCAAGGCCGCCCAGGAGATGTTCCAACGCTTTGCCGCGGGCGAAACCAGCGCTATCCATCCGAACATCCGCGGTAGCGTTTTCAGCATCGTTCTGAAGAACGGTGGCGAGAAGGAGTACAATGTCGTGTACGACCGATTCCGCAACGCTCCTACCTCTGATGAGAAGACCACTGCTCTTCGCTGCCTCGGCTCTGCTGAAGACCCGGCCCTCATCCAGCGTACTCTGGGCCTTGCCCTCAGCGATGAAGTTAAGAACCAGGAT
- a CDS encoding serine/threonine-protein kinase atg1 — protein MSSSHHRRSRETSHAEMPIGRYTRLDEIGRGSFATVYQGVHTKSRTYVAIKSVNLSKLNKKLKENLSSEIHILKGLYHPHIVALIDCHETTSHIHLVMEYCALGDLSLFIKRRDTLGDHRYTQDMIAKYPNPRGGALNEVVVRHFLKQLASALKFLRDRNLIHRDIKPQNLLLCPSPSSYRSGVAQVVPFKGCDESFSPATGLESLPMLKIADFGFARSLPSTSLAETLCGSPLYMAPEILRYEKYDAKADLWSVGTVLYEMVVGKPPFRATNHVELLRKIEKGEDRIKFPEENPASEQIKSLIRMLLKRNPVERMNFSDFFDCDTITGPIPGLIADDAPSTSRRSSVAVNTSGSTSRPQSRTGSRTPTGMKREKDASYPGKKDDQVSYPAAHRPPTQRSDTPPAASPMRRMGSGDRATTSKETVTTTPRRPSVVSLATAPGRQELVDRNATAAVMERQRSRNTYAGVPQTEKQAEKTKEESERAAQEIAFERDYVLVEKRAVEVNAFADELAHSPRIQGGFPRNAYALSRRPGTQGSSTATATSPLATTGKAMQVASGRARADSTHTRQGSYERRYGQSPTSAISKALHMASGRLFGMGFSPPMTITKGGRSPPLGYNPFPAYPAAQGSLMVVGDGARTNVTLDEDAKTVQVIEECATRSDVVYGFAEVKYKQLIPLAPSVQTDPSGRANVPGGERDSTDLTDGGLTVDAVVTLSEEALVLYVKALSLLAKSMDIAGAWWSRKNRGEAFGESAMGRTDATSTLVSNRINNVVQWVRNRFNEVLEKAEFVRLKLIEGQKRLPPDHPSHPSNHSVGPSVGSGASTDVVVSSGVTAEKLMYDRALEMSRAAAINELTGEELSGCEIAYVTAIRMLEAVLEEEEVSRSGPGSGTDRGDARRDGDKAMLDGVRMEDRQVVIKCELSRAHNGKISLLTGHAVVSSIRGRLASLRKKLALLAKRQSPPSSVPGKVAPSSLVPAAQAVGTTPK, from the exons ATGTCGTCTTCACACCACAGGAGGTCCAGGGAGACCTCCCATGCCGAGATGCCCATTGGTCGTTATACTAGACTGGATGAAATTGGCCGAGGGAGTTTTGCTACAGTTTATCAGGGTGTGCATACG AAATCACGTACTTACGTCGCCATCAAGTCCGTCAACCTCTCCAAATTGAATAAGAAACTAAAAGAGAACCTTTCCTCGGAAATTCATATCCTGAAAGGGCTATACCATCCACATATCGTTGCCCTCATTGACTGCCATGAGACGACGTCACACATCCACCTGGTGATGGAATATTGTGCCTTGGGAGATCTGTCACTGTTCATCAAGCGCCGAGATACACTCGGGGACCATCGTTATACGCAGGACATGATTGCGAAGTATCCGAACCCCCGTGGTGGCGCACTAAATGAAGTGGTCGTCCGCCATTTCCTCAAGCAGCTGGCAAGCGCCCTGAAATTTCTCCGAGATCGAAACTTGATCCACCGTGACATCAAGCCACAAAATCTACTACTGTGTCCGTCTCCGTCATCGTACCGGAGTGGTGTGGCTCAGGTCGTGCCGTTCAAAGGGTGTGATGAATCCTTTAGCCCTGCAACGGGATTAGAATCTCTACCAATGCTCAAGATTGCGGATTTCGGTTTTGCTCGGTCCCTTCCGTCGACGTCGCTTGCTGAAACATTGTGTGGTTCCCCTCTGTATATGGCTCCCGAGATCCTCCGGTACGAGAAATACGATGCTAAAGCAGATCTTTGGTCGGTGGGCACAGTGCTTTACGAGATGGTGGTGGGCAAGCCTCCTTTTCGGGCAACGAACCATGTTGAGCTGCTTCGGAAGAttgagaaaggagaggacAGGATCAAGTTCCCCGAGGAGAATCCTGCTTCGGAACAAATAAAGTCACTTATCCGAATGCTACTGAAGCGGAATCCTGTGGAACGTATGAATTTCTCCGATTTCTTCGACTGCGACACTATCACAGGACCCATCCCGGGGCTAATAGCTGATGATGCTCCTTCGACGTCCCGCCGTTCGTCTGTCGCAGTGAACACCTCCGGATCTACATCTCGTCCTCAGTCTCGAACGGGGTCAAGGACCCCCACCGGGATGAAACGTGAGAAAGACGCGTCGTACCCTGGAAAAAAGGACGATCAAGTATCGTACCCAGCTGCTCATCGACCTCCCACGCAGAGGTCGGACACTCCGCCGGCTGCATCTCCTATGCGTAGGATGGGAAGTGGGGACAGGGCGACTACATCTAAAGAAACGGTAACCACGACGCCTCGGAGACCAAGTGTGGTTTCTCTTGCCACGGCTCCCGGTCGCCAGGAGCTTGTAGATCGAAACGCTACGGCCGCTGTGATGGAGCGGCAAAGGAGCCGAAATACCTACGCGGGAGTCCCGCAAACTGAGAAGCAAGCTGAGAAAACGAAAGAGGAAAGTGAGCGCGCTGCACAAGAAATTGCGTTTGAGAGAGACTACGTGCTCGTTGAGAAACGTGCTGTGGAGGTAAATGCGTTTGCAGATGAATTGGCACATAGTCCTCGGATCCAGGGTGGTTTCCCCAGGAACGCCTATGCTCTATCGCGTCGTCCGGGCACACAAGGCTCGTCCACGGCGACAGCTACGTCGCCCTTGGCCACTACAGGTAAAGCAATGCAAGTTGCTTCGGGACGAGCTCGGGCTGATTCGACGCACACTCGTCAAGGTTCCTATGAGCGTCGATACGGCCAGAGTCCTACGTCCGCCATCTCAAAAGCGCTCCACATGGCCAGCGGACGCTTGTTTGGGATGGGCTTCTCGCCACCCATGACTATTACGAAAGGAGGGCGTTCTCCCCCACTGGGCTACAATCCCTTCCCGGCGTATCCGGCGGCTCAAGGTAGTTTGATGGTTGTCGGGGATGGAGCAAGGACTAACGTGACCTTGGATGAGGACGCGAAGACCGTCCAAGTGATCGAGGAATGTGCCACGCGGAGTGACGTGGTGTATGGCTTCGCTGAGGTCAAATACAAGCAACTCATCCCTCTGGCGCCTTCCGTTCAAACAGACCCGTCGGGAAGGGCTAATGTGCCCGGTGGGGAGCGAGATTCTACCGATCTGACAGATGGTGGGCTCACGGTTGATGCCGTTGTAACTCTGTCCGAAGAAGCCCTCGTTCTCTACGTCAAAGCACTCTCTTTGTTGGCAAAATCTATGGATATCGCTGGCGCTTGGTGGTCCCGGAAGAACCGTGGAGAAGCATTTGGCGAATCGGCCATGGGGAGGACGGACGCCACGAGTACGCTTGTCAGCAACCGCATCAACAATGTCGTACAATGGGTGCGAAATCGATTCAACGAGGTGTTGGAAAAGGCAGAATTTGTTCGTCTCAAATTAATCGAGGGCCAGAAACGCTTGCCACCAGATCACCCCAGTCATCCCAGTAATCACTCCGTCGGCCCCTCCGTCGGCTCCGGCGCATCAACGGACGTTGTCGTTAGTTCGGGTGTGACGGCGGAGAAGCTAATGTACGATCGGGCACTAGAGATGAGTCGGGCAGCCGCTATCAATGAACTTACGGGTGAAGAGCTTTCCGGGTGCGAGATAGCGTATGTCACAGCCATTCGGATGTTGGAAGCTGtattggaagaagaagaggtatCCCGGTCTGGGCCAGGAAGCGGCACCGACAGAGGCGATGCCCGGCGAGATGGCGACAAAGCCATGCTGGATGGCGTCCGGATGGAAGACCGACAGGTGGTGATTAAATGTGAGTTATCCCGCGCACACAATGGCAAAATTTCTCTTCTGACAGGTCATGCAGTGGTATCCAGCATCAGGGGTCGCTTGGCATCCCTGCGCAAAAAACTCGCCCTGTTGGCCAAACGGCAGAGCCCACCTTCTAGCGTTCCTGGCAAGGTGGCTCCGTCCAGCTTGGTGCCTGCTGCTCAGGCCGTCGGGACAACGCCCAAATAG
- a CDS encoding putative phosphatidate cytidylyltransferase (dolichol kinase): protein MAASQNHEERLTPSSNLIQSDSFISDSLRNSSRSPHPYHRKGSKRSEPHLLPTDGRDQPTPNSWPKTSSDSGTEADDESTGILKGLPAPPLRQRKGLRSGFNGTADRDSWLPLLQPWPSLGRSTSRSSRQSSSEDTGTGRVGLRGKAGEKRLEVLRRLLETGLLLSVGAVVLSQENTRLLAWAWRKGTYDCCWHFVKFIAYLYRLAELLAHGLLVTGLYAVYPLRRNGRLRLSGLYSFTIPSSFDPAPLLYPILIPIYTSLSLAHCRPALVLPNIILSLSSLPAPVIPLREWMHGHSVVHWLVTLIPILVSEHFSADHTIPKPLTLRGLNSEVLTLVFPFHQALIPTLDFLLTTSILPAELQLLTSALVNLFLFASAPQAEILKALLWLGGLCIFISCRHVLRWEVALARIPSWKFRRSPSGSQSRINLLYVIDHKLCQKLSRTGSSEDALSDSESEAHIAPIPRRTTHEFRDKTPARELADKAPQENGHRHAVHRRRHTISSVDEVAHSERIRTTPSGRRKRSMAPGLASFLSLTVPQAQVRKWLYALYVYAAVTIIIMGPVRKYVGERALQGEEPFGWALSYLLGNVSWFRFWVIMWNLEYWIPLPPRLDGEICSLGWMECLRQTSFGEANTRLLIAAHCIVVIMMGLGVVFQLSSLVEVDTRRKVFHGMMVLMFLPTIYIDPAFCALALALVLSIFLLLDLFRASQMPPISRPLTYFLAPYVDGRDHRGPVIISHIFLLIGCSIPLWLSLADIPRSEDHPWGAWNVQFRDVSMVSGVVCVGLGDAAASLVGRRFGRRKWFWGGGKSLEGSVAFAAAVTGGLVFARLWLAAGQWAVHGNDGQNQVFWLWTVCKAIIAAAGTSATEAILTGCNDNVVVPIVLWLLVRGLGL from the coding sequence ATGGCCGCTTCGCAGAACCATGAGGAGAGATTAACTCCCTCCAGTAATCTAATACAATCCGACTCATTTATCTCGGACAGTCTCCGAAATTCTTCCCGGTCGCCGCACCCCTACCATCGCAAGGGCTCAAAACGCTCCGAACCGCATCTGCTACCTACCGATGGCCGCGATCAACCAACTCCCAATTCATGGCCTAAAACGTCTAGTGATAGCGGCACCGAGGCAGACGATGAGAGTACAGGAATTTTAAAAGGACTCCCAGCGCCACCGCTTCGGCAGCGGAAAGGGCTGCGTTCGGGCTTCAATGGTACCGCGGACCGTGACTCGTGGTTGCCGTTATTGCAACCGTGGCCCTCGCTGGGACGGTCAACGTCCCGGAGCTCACGACAGAGCTCCAGTGAAGATACGGGAACAGGAAGGGTGGGACTACGAGGGAAGGCTGGGGAAAAGCGCCTCGAAGTCTTGCGGAGGCTATTAGAGACCGGTCTTCTATTGTCCGTGGGTGCGGTTGTGCTGTCCCAGGAGAATACGAGGTTACTTGCATGGGCTTGGAGGAAAGGTACGTATGATTGCTGTTGGCATTTTGTGAAATTCATTGCTTACCTTTATCGCCTGGCAGAACTACTTGCGCATGGCCTTCTTGTCACCGGCCTGTACGCGGTGTATCCGCTGAGGAGAAATGGACGCCTACGGCTTTCCGGACTATACTCTTTTACCATTCCAAGCAGTTTCGATCCCGCACCTCTTCTTTACCCGATTTTGATACCCATCTACACCTCTTTATCCTTGGCGCACTGTAGACCTGCGTTGGTACTGCCGAACATCATTCTCAGTCTCTCGTCTTTACCCGCCCCTGTCATTCCACTGCGCGAGTGGATGCATGGTCACAGTGTCGTCCATTGGTTGGTCACGTTGATACCCATTCTTGTCTCGGAGCATTTTTCTGCAGATCACACGATACCCAAGCCTCTCACACTTCGCGGCCTCAATTCTGAAGTTTTGACTCTTGTTTTTCCGTTCCATCAAGCATTGATACCCACTTTAGATTTCTTATTAACTACCAGTATCCTTCCGGCAGAACTACAGCTTTTGACGAGTGCTCTTGTGAATCTGTTTTTGTTTGCGAGCGCCCCCCAGGCGGAGATCCTTAAGGCGCTATTGTGGTTGGGCGGCTTGTGCATTTTTATCTCTTGCCGACATGTTCTCCGTTGGGAGGTCGCTCTGGCTAGGATCCCCAGCTGGAAGTTTAGACGGTCGCCCAGTGGTTCGCAATCACGAATAAATCTCCTGTATGTTATCGACCATAAACTCTGCCAAAAACTGAGCCGAACGGGCTCCTCTGAAGATGCTTTGTCGGACAGTGAATCCGAGGCTCACATAGCGCCAATACCACGCAGAACAACGCATGAGTTCCGAGACAAGACTCCAGCTAGAGAACTGGCCGACAAAGCTCCCCAAGAGAACGGCCATCGGCATGCCGTACATCGAAGACGACATACCATCTCCAGCGTGGATGAGGTTGCACATTCAGAGCGTATCAGGACCACTCCATCTGGCCGACGGAAACGATCGATGGCCCCGGGTCTGGCATCCTTTTTGTCACTGACTGTACCACAAGCACAAGTGCGGAAATGGCTTTATGCCCTGTACGTATATGCTGCTGTGACAATTATCATCATGGGTCCTGTGCGAAAGTACGTGGGCGAGCGCGCACTGCAAGGAGAGGAGCCCTTCGGGTGGGCCCTGAGCTACCTACTTGGAAATGTGTCTTGGTTCAGGTTCTGGGTGATCATGTGGAACCTGGAGTATTGgatccctcttcctcctcgcttGGACGGTGAAATATGCTCTCTCGGCTGGATGGAGTGTCTCCGGCAAACTTCTTTTGGCGAAGCCAACACACGTCTTCTGATTGCTGCTCACTGTATTGTGGTGATTATGATGGGCCTGGGCGTTGTTTTCCAGTTGAGCTCCCTCGTAGAAGTGGATACAAGACGCAAGGTTTTCCACGGCATGATGGTATTGATGTTTCTTCCTACCATCTACATCGATCCTGCATTCTGTGCTCTTGCTCTGGCTCTAGTACTGTCTATATTTCTCCTCCTGGATCTTTTCCGGGCCTCCCAAATGCCGCCAATCTCTCGACCGTTGACTTATTTCCTGGCACCCTATGTTGACGGCCGTGACCATCGGGGGCCTGTCATCATCTCTCacatcttccttctcatcgGATGCTCCATTCctctttggctttctttgGCTGACATCCCCCGGTCGGAAGATCACCCGTGGGGCGCATGGAACGTTCAGTTCCGGGATGTCAGTATGGTCAGCGGAGTAGTATGCGTCGGTCTTGGAGATGCAGCCGCGTCACTAGTGGGTCGTCGGTTTGGTCGGCGTAAGTGGTTCTGGGGTGGAGGCAAGTCCTTGGAAGGCAGCGTGGCTTTTGCGGCGGCCGTGACCGGTGGTCTAGTTTTTGCCCGACTGTGGCTTGCCGCGGGCCAGTGGGCTGTGCATGGGAACGATGGGCAGAATCAAGTATTCTGGCTTTGGACGGTGTGCAAAGCCATCATAGCAGCTGCAGGCACCAGTGCGACCGAAGCGATTTTGACGGGGTGCAACGACAATGTTGTCGTACCGATTGTGCTGTGGCTGCTCGTCAGGGGACTCGGGTTGTGA